TTGAGAGATTAAAATAAAAAATAGGATTTATCCTGAGATCATCTACACCTTCAGTGATAAATCCTTAATTATATAAGTGTTTTAAAATAATTCATCTATTATAAATTTTATTTAAGAAGTTTTTATGGCAATCATGCACTTAATATTAAATCATCAATTTTACAGCCAAGTATCTTTGCAATCACTGCAACTTTTTCAAGGCTTGGATTTTTCTTATCTCCTCTCTCCAATTCTTCCAAATAAGATTTTGAAATTGAAGTTTGAAATCTGGTATCTTTAGCAAGATTTTGAATATCCAAAGTAGTATATCCCAAACTTACTCTTATATCACGAATTTTTTTTCCGTTTAACATAAGAAAACCCCCTATTTAATATTAACTTCTTTAAGTTGATTATATTACTTTTAAGCAAGAATTTACAGATAAATTTTATTTTTTTAATATAAACCTAACAAATATTTAATAGTATAACTGTGTTATAATACCATTAAGTATTATAATAAGGTGGTTTTTACATGAAACATTATGAAGTTCTTTACTTACTAAAAGAAAATAGAAATGACTTTGTTTCCGGTCAACTTATAAGTGAAAAATTAGGTGTAAGCCGTACTGCTATATGGAAATATATAAAAACATTAAAGGAAGAAGGTTATACTATAGACTCTTCCTCTAAAAAAGGATATAAACTTATAAATTCCCCTGATATACTTACTTTTGAAGAAATTAAAGACTATTTGAATACAAAATATATAGGCAAAAAAATTATTCATTATGAAAGTATAGGATCTACAAATACAACTGCAAAAAAATTAGCTGAACAAGGAGAAGAAAATGGGACTATAATTATAGCTGAGGAACAAACTGCAGGGCGGGGCAGGATCGGGAGATCATGGTCATCTCCTAAATATAAAAGCATATATTTTTCTATAATATTGAGGCCGAATGTAAATCCTATGGAAGTTCCAAAGATAACACAAATAATTGCTGCTGCCATAATACAGGGATTAAAAAAATTAAAAATAGAAGCTAAAGTAAAATGGCCAAATGATATAGTAATAGATGGTAAAAAGGTTTGCGGTATTTTGACAGAAATGAGCGGCGAGTTAAATAAAGTAAATTATGTAATTACTGGAATAGGCGTAAATGTAAATTTAAATAAAGAAGATTTCCAAGAAGACATTTTAAATAAGGCCTCTTCTCTTAAAATAGAGACAGGATCAACTATGAATAGAAAAATTATTTTAGGAACTATATTAAATAATTTTGAACCTCTATATGAAGAATTTATTCAAAAAGGAACTATTGAATCCTCTATAGAAGTATGCAAAAATAATTCTGCTGCTATAGGTAAAAATATACGTATAATTCAAAATAAAAATGAAAGACAGGCAAAAGCTGTAGATCTAGCTGAGGATGGTAGATTAATCGTACAATATAAAAATGGTTCTTTTGAAAAATTAATATCGGGAGAAATTTCTATAAGAGGCTTAGATAAATATATTTAAAATGGTTAAAACTTTTATATTTAAATTATAATAGAAGTAGTAGCAAAATATATTTAAGGATGTGCTAAAAAATGATTTTAATAAAAAATGTAGAATTATTTAATCCTAAATCCATGGGGAAAAAAAGTATATTAACCTGTTTTGATAAAATAGCTTACATATCTAAAAAGATAGACTTTCCATCTAGTAATTTCCCTACAGTTGAAATAATAGATGGCGATGACTTAATTGCAATTCCAGGTTTAATTGATCTCCACATACATATAAACGGGGCCGGAGGTGAAGGAGGCTTTAATAACAGAACTCCTGAACTAAACCTTACAAATCTTACTTTGAACGGTATCACTACCTGTGTAGGGCTTTTGGGAACAGATGGAATTACAAGAAACATGGGTGGACTTATAGCTAAAGCCCGGGCTCTTGAAAAGGAAGGCATAACAACATACTGCTGGACAGGATGTTACTCCGTTCCCACAAGGACTCTTACAGACAGTGTGAGAGGAGATATTGTACTTGTAGATAAAATAATAGGGGCTGGTGAAATAGCTGTATCCGATCACAGGGACAGTCATCCTTCTGAAGAAGATTTAATACATTTAGCTTGTGAAACGAGAATAGGTGGAATCATTTCAGGCAAATGTGGTGTACTTCACATGCATCTAGGAGATGGTAAAAAAGGTATGACTCCTCTATTTGATTTAATAGATAAATCAGACATACCTTTTGAAAACTTGCTGCCTACACATGTAAATAGAAACAGTTTAGTATCCAAGCAAGCTTTAGAATATTTAAAAATAGGCGGATTTATAGATATAACTACTGGAATTAAAAATGAAGGGGATACTGCTCAAAGTGCCCCTGAACTCTACAGTAAAATTCTAAAGGAAAATATATCTCCTTATCATGTAACTATGAGCTCTGATGCAGGAGGAAGCATGCCTATATTTGATGATAAAGGCAATTTAACAAAATTAACGGTAGGGCTTCCATCTACAGATATGGAGTCAATAAGAGAATGTATAAAAATAGGGCTATCTATGGAAGAATCTCTCATTCCTTTCACTTCATCTCCTGCAAAATTTCTAAAATTTGAACATAAAGGCTCTCTCCTTGAAGGTTATGATGCTGATCTAATTTTATTGGATAAAAAACTAAAAATACATACCCTCATAAGTAAAGGCAAAATTATGATTCAAAATTATAAGCCAGTAGTATATGGAACCTTTGAGAACAGTTGACAATTCACAGTTCACAGTTCACAATTAATGAAGATTTTCAGCTTTTGCTGAAAATCAATTAAATTTATTTTGCCTTCAGGCAAAATTTCATTAACTGTGCACTGTGCATTGTGAATTGTGCATTGACTAAATTGTGAATTGTTTAAATTGATATTATAACTTCCT
The genomic region above belongs to Clostridium sp. AWRP and contains:
- a CDS encoding helix-turn-helix transcriptional regulator; translated protein: MLNGKKIRDIRVSLGYTTLDIQNLAKDTRFQTSISKSYLEELERGDKKNPSLEKVAVIAKILGCKIDDLILSA
- a CDS encoding biotin--[acetyl-CoA-carboxylase] ligase gives rise to the protein MKHYEVLYLLKENRNDFVSGQLISEKLGVSRTAIWKYIKTLKEEGYTIDSSSKKGYKLINSPDILTFEEIKDYLNTKYIGKKIIHYESIGSTNTTAKKLAEQGEENGTIIIAEEQTAGRGRIGRSWSSPKYKSIYFSIILRPNVNPMEVPKITQIIAAAIIQGLKKLKIEAKVKWPNDIVIDGKKVCGILTEMSGELNKVNYVITGIGVNVNLNKEDFQEDILNKASSLKIETGSTMNRKIILGTILNNFEPLYEEFIQKGTIESSIEVCKNNSAAIGKNIRIIQNKNERQAKAVDLAEDGRLIVQYKNGSFEKLISGEISIRGLDKYI
- the iadA gene encoding beta-aspartyl-peptidase produces the protein MILIKNVELFNPKSMGKKSILTCFDKIAYISKKIDFPSSNFPTVEIIDGDDLIAIPGLIDLHIHINGAGGEGGFNNRTPELNLTNLTLNGITTCVGLLGTDGITRNMGGLIAKARALEKEGITTYCWTGCYSVPTRTLTDSVRGDIVLVDKIIGAGEIAVSDHRDSHPSEEDLIHLACETRIGGIISGKCGVLHMHLGDGKKGMTPLFDLIDKSDIPFENLLPTHVNRNSLVSKQALEYLKIGGFIDITTGIKNEGDTAQSAPELYSKILKENISPYHVTMSSDAGGSMPIFDDKGNLTKLTVGLPSTDMESIRECIKIGLSMEESLIPFTSSPAKFLKFEHKGSLLEGYDADLILLDKKLKIHTLISKGKIMIQNYKPVVYGTFENS